One segment of Solanum stenotomum isolate F172 chromosome 1, ASM1918654v1, whole genome shotgun sequence DNA contains the following:
- the LOC125853203 gene encoding uncharacterized protein LOC125853203 has product MGNSIPQGTSKVVFSDGTVHCYDKPLTVAELMLEHPQQMVVEFKPIADGKRPIPLPADMKLEKNKAYIMLPIRKGKPSNLSSEEARKILTKTSTLLKSKSLLASYTGFLPVFARICPAAVLSSLGNGGDHVLNSDKNLYLLKKEQEEEQGSKHDYFSDIVEGRPEFLSRQLSGKGWKPSLDTIKEKSMQAKIRHWLF; this is encoded by the coding sequence ATGGGAAATTCTATTCCACAGGGCACAAGCAAGGTTGTTTTCTCAGATGGAACGGTTCATTGTTACGACAAGCCTTTAACAGTTGCAGAGTTGATGCTGGAACATCCCCAGCAAATGGTGGTTGAATTCAAGCCGATCGCGGATGGGAAAAGGCCAATTCCATTGCCTGCTGATATGAAACTGGAGAAGAACAAGGCTTACATAATGCTTCCAATAAGGAAAGGTAAACCATCAAACTTGTCATCTGAAGAAGCGCGGAAAATTCTAACAAAAACAAGTACTTTGCTTAAGTCCAAGTCTCTGTTAGCTTCGTACACCGGGTTTTTGCCTGTATTTGCTCGTATATGTCCAGCTGCAGTACTATCATCATTGGGGAATGGTGGCGATCATGTTCTTAATTCGGATAAAAATCTTTACTTGTTGAAGAAGGAACAAGAGGAAGAACAAGGATCTAAACATGATTATTTCAGTGATATTGTTGAAGGAAGGCCTGAATTCTTAAGCAGGCAATTGTCAGGAAAAGGATGGAAGCCCAGTTTAGATACTATTAAAGAAAAGAGCATGCAAGCGAAAATTCGCCATTGGCTGTTTTGA